The region TCAGAGAGAATGCTAGAAAATTAAAAGAAGCATTTTCATGGAATAAAGGGTTTAAAGAGTATTTTGCAGTTAAGGCAACACCAAACCCATTTATATTACAGATTTTAAAGGAAGAAGGTTGTGGTAGCGACTGTTCTTCTGAGACAGAGCTTATGATATCGGAAGCTGTTGGAATTACTGGAAGTGAAATAATGTTTTCCTCCAATAATACACCGGAAGGTGAATTTACAAAGGCTAAAGAGTTAGGTGCTATTATCAATTTAGATGATTATACCCATATTGACTTCTTAAAGGAAGAGTGTGGAATACCTGAAACCATTTGTTGTCGATATAATCCAGGTGGTGTATATGAAGTAAGCAATGGTATTATGGATAATCCAGGAGATGCAAAGTATGGTTTTACAAAGCAACAGCTCATTGACGGATATAAGAAATTAATGGAGTTAGGTGCGAAAAACTTTGGTATCCACTCCTTCTTAGTAAGTAATACTGTTACCAATGATTATTACCCGGCCTTAGCAAGAACATTATTTGAACTTGCAGTGGAGTTGAAAAATGAAACCAATGCAAATATTACATTTATAAACCTATCCGGTGGAATAGGAATACCTTATTTACCAGAGGAAAAGGGAAATGACATCATGGTAATTGGCGAGGGTGTTCGTAAGGCTTATGAAGAAATCTTGGTACCAAATGGTCTTGGTGATGTTGCTATTTTTACAGAACTAGGACGATATATGCTAGCTCCATATGCTCACCTTGTAACAAAAGCAATCCATGAGAAGCATATCTATAAAGAGTACCTAGGTGTAGATGCGTGTGCAGTTAACTTAATGAGACCAGCGATGTACGGAGCTTATCACCATATTACGGTGCTTGGTAAAGAGGAGACTCCACTTGACACCATGTATGATGTGGTAGGTTCCCTATGTGAGAATAACGATAAGTTTGCTATTGATCGTATGTTACCTAAGGTTGACATGGGGGATTATCTTGTAATTCATGATACTGGTGCTCATGGTTTTGCTATGGGTTATAATTATAATGGTAAATTAAAATCTGCGGAACTCTTATTAAAGGAGGATGATTCGGTACAATTAATCCGAAGAGCAGAAACTCCAGAGGATTATTTCGCAACTTTTGATTTTTGCGATATCTTGAAACAAAAATAAGGGGCGGTTAAATGTAATATACTAAAGGAATAAAAATCATGTTCCGATAATCGAATTTACGATGCAAAAAATGCACCTTTTATCAGAATCTGCTTCGCATCTTCTGAAAGGTATTATTAGTGGTTATAAGATTTTTGTTGGACTTAATGACAACAAAAATCTTGTAACCATTTTTAGTTCAATAAGAAATAAATAAGATTCTAGCAGACCTTGTCGAATTATTGATAGAAACTAAAAATTACCGTTATTTCCTTTATTAGCCCTAATGTAAAGATTAAATTAGTACGATATAATAGCTGTTAATAAGATATAAGGCACACCATAAACAAAAGAAATTAGGAAAAATAAAAAAAATTATTTAATCTTCCTAATATAAAATAAAAAGGATAACTACAAAAGAAACTAGGCATATAGAATAAGAATAAAGCAATAAAATTATTTCTACTTAGTATAAAGTAAAAGAGAAAACATCCGATAAATAAGGTAGTTGAAGTTATTTATTGAAACCAAGAGCGTGTTTCAATAATCAAGAATTTTTAGTTAGGCGGTGAGTTGTATGCGTATTGATGCATTAAGTAAAATTAATCAACTTTATCAGACAAACGATACAAGAAAAGTATCCAAAACACAGAATGGAAATAAAAAGGACAGTGTGGAAATCTCTCAGATGGGTAAGGATTTTCAGATAGCAAAGCAAGCAGTGTCTTCGGCACCGGATATACGTCAGGAAAAGGTAGACGAAATAAAGAAAAAACTTGCGTCGGGT is a window of Lachnoclostridium phytofermentans ISDg DNA encoding:
- a CDS encoding diaminopimelate decarboxylase — encoded protein: MKKPFVTLEKVNEIVNTHSTPFYIYDEKGIRENARKLKEAFSWNKGFKEYFAVKATPNPFILQILKEEGCGSDCSSETELMISEAVGITGSEIMFSSNNTPEGEFTKAKELGAIINLDDYTHIDFLKEECGIPETICCRYNPGGVYEVSNGIMDNPGDAKYGFTKQQLIDGYKKLMELGAKNFGIHSFLVSNTVTNDYYPALARTLFELAVELKNETNANITFINLSGGIGIPYLPEEKGNDIMVIGEGVRKAYEEILVPNGLGDVAIFTELGRYMLAPYAHLVTKAIHEKHIYKEYLGVDACAVNLMRPAMYGAYHHITVLGKEETPLDTMYDVVGSLCENNDKFAIDRMLPKVDMGDYLVIHDTGAHGFAMGYNYNGKLKSAELLLKEDDSVQLIRRAETPEDYFATFDFCDILKQK
- the flgM gene encoding flagellar biosynthesis anti-sigma factor FlgM, whose product is MRIDALSKINQLYQTNDTRKVSKTQNGNKKDSVEISQMGKDFQIAKQAVSSAPDIRQEKVDEIKKKLASGNYEINLEELADKMINDFFEE